A genomic segment from Paenibacillus sp. FSL K6-1096 encodes:
- a CDS encoding sigma-70 family RNA polymerase sigma factor yields MQSKELPYSMACASPVSLREMMETYGSDVWNYAFVLTRSREQASDISQEVFLKAYKSIGKYRGQATLKTWLLTITRNTAFSLRRSSFWRRFAPLGDHQVHGASLSAEQEAIGNQYANRIWEIIMALPDKYREVLVLDIQQDLSVAELSELLGIAQGTVKSRLGRARDKIRTAMKEEDL; encoded by the coding sequence ATGCAGAGTAAAGAGCTGCCTTACAGCATGGCCTGTGCTTCGCCGGTATCGCTCCGCGAGATGATGGAGACCTACGGATCGGATGTATGGAATTATGCCTTTGTGTTAACCCGCAGCCGGGAGCAGGCCAGCGACATCAGCCAGGAGGTATTCCTGAAGGCCTACAAGAGCATCGGCAAATACCGGGGGCAGGCCACCCTGAAAACCTGGCTGCTGACCATCACCCGCAACACCGCATTCAGCTTAAGACGCAGCAGCTTCTGGCGGAGATTCGCCCCGCTGGGCGACCACCAGGTTCATGGAGCGTCCTTGTCCGCTGAACAGGAAGCTATCGGCAACCAGTATGCTAACCGGATCTGGGAGATTATTATGGCGCTGCCGGACAAGTACCGGGAGGTGCTGGTGCTGGATATTCAGCAGGACCTGTCGGTCGCTGAATTGTCCGAGCTGCTCGGAATTGCGCAGGGAACGGTCAAGTCCCGCCTCGGGCGGGCCAGAGACAAAATAAGAACGGCAATGAAGGAGGAAGACCTGTGA